The sequence TTGGCTATCGCTATGATAGCTCTCACAGGAAAGCTGAGTGATCCGAAGTTTGCGGGGGCTTTTGCTGCCATAGGACTCACACTTGCTGGAATGCTTTTCCTACATTTCATTCTAAGGCATTATTACGCTAGGAGGATGTGAGCATGAAGAACCGTCTCCGCGAGCTCAGGGAAGAGAGAGGACTAACGCAAGAGGAGCTTGCCAAAGCCCTTGGCGTCACGAGGCAGACGATAATAGCAATCGAAAGGGGAAAATACGACCCATCTTTAAGGTTAGCCTTTAAGATAGCGAGGTTTTTTAACGTTAAGATTGAAGATATTTTCATCTACGAGGGTGGGAAAAATGAGGATAGGTGAAAAGGTTGCAGGCGGAGTGCTCTATGCCCTTGGATTAATACTTGCAATTTTGAGACCTCCCATGGATAGGGCCGCATGCACGGTGCTTCCGGGTGGAGAAGTCTGCGAAGCTATTAACCCGTTCTTTCTCACACTCGAAGTCGGGCTCGTGATGGCGGGCTCTCTCTTCGTTGCTCTCGGCTACCCATTCAAAAACGCCCGCCAACTTAATGGGTGGCTTGGAGTGGCGAGCGGGCTTGGAATAGCTTTCGTTGGAGGCTATGCCGGGCTGAAGGGGATAGTCATTTTCGGGGCGGCACTTGCGACTCTGGGCATAATTCTTTACAAACTGGGGGGATTGAAATGAAGGCAGTTCTCGTAGAAAACCTTGAGAAGGACTACGGAAAAGTCAAAGCTCTCAAAGGAATAAGCTTCGAGATTAAAGAGGGAGAAATCTTCGGTCTCATTGGCCCCAACGGCGCTGGAAAGAGCACAACGCTCAAGATTCTAGCAACTTTATTAACTCCAACGGGAGGAAGGGCTGAAGTTTTTGGCCACGATGTAGTTAAAGAGGGGGATGAAGTAAGGAAGCTCATAAGCTACCTTCCGGAGGAAGCCGGGGCTTATAAGAACCTCAAGGGGATTGAGTACCTCCAGTTCATGGCAAAGCTCTATGCTAAAACGGGAAAGAGCCATGAAGAGATGCTTAAGCTTGGTATAAAGCTTAGTGGTCTTGGAGATAGGCTGAACGACAAAATTTCCACGTACTCAAAGGGTATGACGAGAAAGCTTTTGCTTGCGAGGGCTTTGATGGTTGAGCCTAAGCTTGCCATTCTGGATGAGCCGGCAAGCGGGCTGGACATAATAAACGCATACTCCATAAGGCAGACGATAAAGAGCTTTGCAAGAGAGGAGGGGATAACATTTCTAGTCTCGAGTCACAACATGCTTGAGGTAGAGTTTCTCTGTGATAGGGTTGCTCTGATAAACCGTGGTGTGATAGTTGAGATCGGAACCCCAAAAGAGCTGAAGGAAAAATACGAAGCGGAAAACCTCGAAGAGGTCTTTATGTCCATAATCCAAACGGGCGGTGGAGGTGTTTGAATGAGCGACTTCTGGATACTTGTAATGAAAGAACTCAAAGACCTTCTGAGGGACAAGGGGCTCATCTTTGGCATAATAATAGTTCCTCTAATCATATATCCCGCCTTGGGACAGATGATGCAGGTAGGTTTTGAACAGGCTCAAGAGGAAACTAAAGTTGTATTGGTGAACCTTGATGAAGGTCAATACGGCGATCTGCTGATCAAAGCTTTAGAAACTGCCCCCAATGTGACTTTAACCAAGATAGATGCCTTGAGCATTGATGAAGCTATCAGGAAAGCTCAAGAGAAAAACTACAACATGATTGTAATAATTCCGAAGAACTTTTCAAAGGCTATAGAAAACAACCAAAAAGCTCAAGTTGAGGTGTACGGCATAATCAAGGGGATAAGTGGAGGCATGAGGGAAGCGGTAAGCGAAGGTAGAATAAACGCTGTGCTGACAGTTCTCAACGAGTATCTCGCGAAGCTAAAGATACAGCAGAACATAGAAGGTGACCCGGAGGCTATTCTAAGACCAATAGACGCAAAAAGCTTCACCGTAATTAAGGGGCGCATTGTTGCCGTTCCACCCTCGTTGGTAGCGAACATTATAGCATCTCAGTCTTTTTCTATGCCTATCGTAATATTCATAATGATAATATTGGTTGCTCAAATGTCAGCCGGGAGCATGGCTATGGAAAAGGAGAACAAAACTCTCGAAACCCTCCTAACTCTGCCCGTGAAAAGGATAACTATTGTGGCTGGAAAAATGGTAGGAACGGCTGTAATAGGCATAATAGCGGCAATAGCCTATATGATAGGTATGAGAAACTATCTCGGGAGCTTGACTTCTTCAGCCCAAGTTGGGATTTCCCTTGAAGACCTTGGACTGACGGTTACTCCACAAGGGGCGGCACTTTTTGTTCTTATAATGTTCCTAGCGATGATATTCGCCTTGAGCTTCGCGATGCTGCTTGCTGTTTTTGCAGAGGACACAAAGAGCGCAAACACCGTAGTAAGTGCGGGAATAATGCCGCTGGCATTTCCTACGTTCATACTCATGTTTGCAGACATAGAAACTTTGCCTTTGGCAATCAAGTATCTTTTGCTAGCAATCCCCTTCAGCCACCCGATATTGGCTTCTAGGGCAATGCTTATGGGAGAATATTCCACAATGTATGCCAGTGCAATCTATTTAGGAGCTATATCAGTACTGACGCTCTTTGTAACCGCAAGGTTTTTCACAACAGAAAAAATCCTCACGGCAAAGCTAAGATTTAGGAGAAGAGGGTAATTTTCTTTTTTAAATTAATCCTGAGAATTGGAAAAGCTTGAAGATTCCGAGGGCTAAGGCTATGCTAACTGTTGGTGTAGCGATCCATCCAAACGCTATCTCCCATATAACTTTCTTCTCTACTCCCCTTCCTGCCGCAAGTCCTACCCCAACAACTCCTCCCACTATAGCCTGGCTTGAGCTAACTGGGAGCCCAAACATGTTCGCCAAGCTAACCGCTATAGCTGAGCCGAATTGGGCTGAAAAAGCCGAGATGGGGCCGAGGGATGTAATCTTTTTACCCACCGTGTACATTACGGCGTAGCTGAACGTTAAAGAACCCAAGGCTAGACTTAACGCCCCGAACATCCCAGCAGTTTTTGGACTAAAGAAGCCTGCCCCAACGAGAAGACCCGTTGCATTTGCCACCTCATTTGCCCCAAAGTTAAATGCCATGTAGGATCCTCCGAGAACAGCAAGCCACTTGTAAAGAAACTCAATTCTCCCCAAGCTTTTAATGCTGTTTATTATCCTTCCATAAAACCTAAAGAGTATCAGGGCAAATAAACCCGCTAAAATAGGGGAAAACACCCAGGCTCCGGCTATTTTCAATAGAGTCTCCCATTTTATCGGAGCATTTACCGCTATTCCAACCCCACAACCCCTCCAACTATGGCTTGGGTGGTGGACACGGGGAGCCCTTTTATAGTTGCTATAGTGACCCAAATACCAGCCGCAAGGAGGGCTATTATGGCAATTTTGAGTGTGAGGCACTCTGGAGGAACAATACCTTTGCCTATTGTTTTCATGACCTTGTAACCCTTCAGGTAAGCCCCAAGCATGACGAATATTGCTATGGTTAATGTTGCCTGATGGAAGCTTAGCAATCCAGCCCCTACTGCAGTTCCCATTGCATTTGCGCTATCGTTGGCTCCTATGTTCCATGCTATGTAGAATGTAATTGCAATTGCCGCTATTACTATTGCCTCCATTGCCTTCACCATCTATATAGTCTATATAGTGGAGGAGAGCTTAAAAAAATTAACTCTTGTGCTTTCCTAGTTCCATGTTTTACATACGTAAAGGTATTTTTTGTGTCTGCTGGTGTATCATATTATCCATTGAACATACTATTTGTTCACTTTTACTCAAAGACAGATGCCGAAAGAGGTTTCTTGCCATACCGAAAACTAAATAAATGCACTAGGTGAAATAATACCGACAAAACTTGGGAGGAAGAGACGATGATAGAGATTCGTTTTCACGGTAGAGGTGGACAAGGTGCAGTTACAGCCGCAAACATTCTAGCCGAGGCAGCTTTCTTAGAGGGCAAGTACGTCCAAGCGTTCCCGTTCTTTGGTGTTGAAAGAAGAGGTGCTCCAGTTACAGCTTTCACAAGAATTGACGACAAGCCAATTAGAATCAAGACCCAGATTTATGAGCCAGATGTTGTAGTTGTCCTTGATCCCTCTCTCTTGGATACGGTTGACGTTACGGCCGGTCTTAAAGAGGGAGGAATGGTAATTGTAAACACCGAGAAAACCAAGGAGGAAGTCCTCGAGAAGCTCAAGAAGAAGCCAGCCAAACTGGCACTCGTTGACGCTACAACAATAGCCCTTGAAATTCTTGGCCTGCCAATTACAAATACCTCAATTCTCGGTGCTGTTGCAAAAGCAACTGGGATAGTTAAGATAGAAAGCGTGGAAGAGGCTATCAAGGATACTTTCTCCGGAGAGCTTGGCAAAAAGAACGCCAAGGCTGCAAGGGAAGCCTTTGAGAAGACTGTTGTTTACGAGCTTTAATTTTTCCTTCCTTTAAAATCCATTTAGGGGTGAAACGTCTTGAATACTTTATTCGGGGAGAAGAAGGCAAAAGCTGAAAAAATGGTATTTAAGTCCGTTGATGAGTATCCGGAAGCTCCAATAACACTAGGGACGACACTATCAAACTTCACAGGCGATTGGAGAACTTTCATGCCAGTTATCGACGAGAGCAAGTGCATAAAGTGCTACATCTGCTGGAAGTTCTGTCCGGAGCCAGCAATATACATCAAGGAAGACGGATACACTGCGGTAGATTATGACTACTGCAAGGGTTGCGGAATCTGTGCAAACGAGTGCCCAACAAAGGCAATAAGCATGGTAAGAGAAGAGAAGTGAGGTGGTAAAATGCCAAAAAAAGTTGTGAGTGGTAATTATGCAGCTGCTTATGCTGCTAAACATGCTAGAGTTGAGGTTGTAGCCGCTTATCCTATCACACCTCAAACCTCAATTATTGAGAAAATAGCCGAGTTCATTGCTAATGGGGAAGTTGAAAACCTTCAATATGTGCCCGTTGAGAGTGAGCACTCTGCAATGGCTGCCTGTATAG comes from Thermococcus litoralis DSM 5473 and encodes:
- a CDS encoding helix-turn-helix transcriptional regulator, giving the protein MKNRLRELREERGLTQEELAKALGVTRQTIIAIERGKYDPSLRLAFKIARFFNVKIEDIFIYEGGKNEDR
- a CDS encoding ABC transporter ATP-binding protein; this encodes MKAVLVENLEKDYGKVKALKGISFEIKEGEIFGLIGPNGAGKSTTLKILATLLTPTGGRAEVFGHDVVKEGDEVRKLISYLPEEAGAYKNLKGIEYLQFMAKLYAKTGKSHEEMLKLGIKLSGLGDRLNDKISTYSKGMTRKLLLARALMVEPKLAILDEPASGLDIINAYSIRQTIKSFAREEGITFLVSSHNMLEVEFLCDRVALINRGVIVEIGTPKELKEKYEAENLEEVFMSIIQTGGGGV
- a CDS encoding ABC transporter permease produces the protein MSDFWILVMKELKDLLRDKGLIFGIIIVPLIIYPALGQMMQVGFEQAQEETKVVLVNLDEGQYGDLLIKALETAPNVTLTKIDALSIDEAIRKAQEKNYNMIVIIPKNFSKAIENNQKAQVEVYGIIKGISGGMREAVSEGRINAVLTVLNEYLAKLKIQQNIEGDPEAILRPIDAKSFTVIKGRIVAVPPSLVANIIASQSFSMPIVIFIMIILVAQMSAGSMAMEKENKTLETLLTLPVKRITIVAGKMVGTAVIGIIAAIAYMIGMRNYLGSLTSSAQVGISLEDLGLTVTPQGAALFVLIMFLAMIFALSFAMLLAVFAEDTKSANTVVSAGIMPLAFPTFILMFADIETLPLAIKYLLLAIPFSHPILASRAMLMGEYSTMYASAIYLGAISVLTLFVTARFFTTEKILTAKLRFRRRG
- a CDS encoding pyruvate/ketoisovalerate ferredoxin oxidoreductase subunit gamma codes for the protein MIEIRFHGRGGQGAVTAANILAEAAFLEGKYVQAFPFFGVERRGAPVTAFTRIDDKPIRIKTQIYEPDVVVVLDPSLLDTVDVTAGLKEGGMVIVNTEKTKEEVLEKLKKKPAKLALVDATTIALEILGLPITNTSILGAVAKATGIVKIESVEEAIKDTFSGELGKKNAKAAREAFEKTVVYEL
- a CDS encoding 3-methyl-2-oxobutanoate dehydrogenase subunit delta, with the translated sequence MNTLFGEKKAKAEKMVFKSVDEYPEAPITLGTTLSNFTGDWRTFMPVIDESKCIKCYICWKFCPEPAIYIKEDGYTAVDYDYCKGCGICANECPTKAISMVREEK